The Thermoplasma sp. Kam2015 genome has a segment encoding these proteins:
- the icd gene encoding isocitrate dehydrogenase (NADP(+)), translated as MAYIQIKEDGTLQVPDRVTIGYIEGDGIGPDISKTTINVLNAALEIAYGGKRSIEWKKILAGDEAYDKTGERLPQSSLDDLKKCVVSLKGPLTTPIGEGFRSLNVTLRQYLDLYANIRPVRYFPGVPSPVVHPEYMNMVVFRENTEDLYAGIEWRYDSDGAKKVREFLASTFNINLTSDTGIGIKPISKFKSTRLVRKAIQYAIANKRKSVTLVHKGNIMKYTEGAFKEWGYEVAKTEFGNYTVTEAEYLQDPEKYSNKIVIKDRITDNMFQQVLTRTQEYDVIATPNLNGDYLSDALAAQVGGIGLAPGANIGDHYAIFEAVHGTAPKYAGMDVANPTSLILSGEMMLQHLGWNEAATILDEAIMQTYKDQKLTQDIARLLNVKALKCSEFGEEIINRMKKP; from the coding sequence ATGGCATATATTCAGATAAAGGAAGATGGAACCCTTCAGGTTCCAGACAGAGTAACGATAGGATATATCGAAGGAGATGGAATTGGACCGGATATATCCAAGACCACAATAAATGTTCTTAACGCTGCCCTTGAGATTGCCTATGGGGGAAAGCGTTCAATTGAGTGGAAGAAGATACTTGCAGGAGACGAAGCCTACGACAAGACGGGCGAAAGGCTTCCGCAATCGTCTCTCGACGACCTCAAGAAATGTGTTGTATCTCTGAAGGGCCCGCTAACAACGCCGATAGGCGAGGGATTCAGGAGCCTAAACGTCACTCTCAGGCAGTATCTGGATCTCTACGCCAATATAAGGCCGGTGAGATACTTCCCGGGCGTTCCATCGCCCGTGGTGCACCCGGAATACATGAACATGGTTGTGTTCAGGGAAAACACTGAGGATCTGTACGCTGGAATAGAATGGAGATACGACTCGGATGGTGCAAAAAAGGTAAGGGAATTTCTGGCATCGACGTTCAACATCAACCTGACCAGCGATACTGGTATAGGTATAAAGCCCATTAGCAAGTTCAAATCAACAAGGCTGGTGAGAAAGGCTATACAGTACGCTATCGCGAACAAAAGGAAGAGCGTCACGCTTGTTCATAAAGGAAACATAATGAAGTACACCGAGGGCGCATTCAAGGAGTGGGGCTACGAGGTCGCAAAGACAGAATTCGGCAACTACACTGTTACTGAGGCCGAATATCTGCAGGATCCGGAGAAGTATTCCAATAAGATCGTCATAAAGGATCGTATAACGGATAATATGTTCCAGCAGGTTCTGACAAGGACCCAGGAGTATGACGTCATCGCCACTCCAAACCTGAACGGCGACTATCTGTCGGATGCGCTGGCTGCACAGGTTGGCGGTATCGGATTAGCCCCTGGTGCAAACATAGGCGATCACTATGCGATATTCGAGGCTGTTCATGGAACTGCGCCGAAGTATGCCGGCATGGACGTGGCAAACCCAACATCGCTCATACTCTCAGGAGAGATGATGTTGCAGCATCTTGGATGGAACGAAGCGGCAACCATACTGGATGAAGCGATCATGCAGACATACAAGGATCAGAAGCTGACGCAGGACATAGCAAGGCTTCTTAATGTAAAGGCACTCAAATGTTCTGAATTTGGAGAGGAGATAATCAACAGGATGAAAAAGCCGTAG
- a CDS encoding type I 3-dehydroquinate dehydratase has product MPLYSGDKLNIGKFVIGNAMPIVVTSVFYEDVDTFVDKLQTKILSDKNLYEIRFDMFTEREISDEEELISAMREMDIDYIFTYRGKDALKYYETAIKKMAPAVDLDMSLIDKLEQRSRVTKIIGSYHTSDAAAMMSALDRMMNSDVDMVKVACSYSDDQEFLTDLNRIIDVRKDKKKPMAFIPMGRTFWRAIAGYYVSDIVYAMGDRPTAYGQPKADYYYDAFKMLFQ; this is encoded by the coding sequence GTGCCTCTTTACAGCGGAGATAAGCTCAATATAGGGAAATTTGTGATTGGCAACGCGATGCCGATTGTTGTGACATCGGTATTCTATGAGGACGTAGATACGTTCGTGGATAAGCTTCAGACGAAGATCCTCTCAGACAAGAACCTGTATGAGATACGCTTCGACATGTTCACTGAGAGAGAAATTTCAGATGAAGAGGAGCTGATATCCGCAATGAGGGAAATGGACATAGATTATATCTTCACATATCGCGGAAAGGATGCTTTGAAATATTATGAGACAGCAATAAAGAAGATGGCACCGGCCGTGGATCTTGATATGAGCCTGATCGACAAGCTGGAGCAGAGGTCGCGTGTGACAAAGATAATAGGTTCATATCACACATCAGATGCGGCTGCGATGATGTCTGCTTTGGATAGAATGATGAATTCAGATGTGGATATGGTCAAGGTGGCATGTTCATACTCAGATGATCAGGAGTTTCTCACTGATCTGAACCGCATCATTGATGTGAGGAAAGATAAGAAGAAACCAATGGCATTCATACCCATGGGAAGGACCTTCTGGCGGGCCATTGCCGGCTATTACGTGTCTGATATAGTGTATGCCATGGGAGACAGGCCCACCGCATACGGGCAGCCAAAAGCCGATTACTATTATGATGCATTCAAGATGCTTTTCCAATAG